The sequence below is a genomic window from Lampris incognitus isolate fLamInc1 chromosome 18, fLamInc1.hap2, whole genome shotgun sequence.
TTCCAGAACACCCGCTCAGGAGGAAGGAAATGAGTTCAGTCTCGGCCTCCCTCAGCCACGTCTGCCGAGGAACCGTTGCTCTCACCCGGTGAACTTTCCCTGAAAGGTTAACAGGTGGAGGGGTTCAGCGGCGGTACCAGCCCAAGTCTAACGGCCCAtttccactacgtggtaccggctcgacttgactcgcttctgtgtcgttttccattaccgtaacagtaccccctgtgtagctggtcgtcatagtgacgcctggttttcaatttcaaaatgtattttCAAGATAACTCCACGTCGACCACTTCGGTATTTAGAAGTGCCGGGTGTTGGCTCACGCGTGCACTGATGACGCAGTGCCGCGTTTCTCTGACCGGTCAGAGGTCTGCACTGACTCTGGTACCGCCCCAGTGTTTTcagaacctcgacaaaggtggtaccagaaaagtggtgagttaccaaatgccggtactttccagtaatgaaaAACGAAAAatgggcgagtcgagtcgagtcgagccggtaccgtgtgGTGGGAAAGGGGCACGAGTGAGGCCGGTTGACGCTGGACCAAAAGAGCATGTGTTGTCTGTGGATGGAGCTCTTCTTTAAGAAAACCCAAAAAGACAAACAGTCTCGCTGGAGGTCAGTGCCGTCACAAGTTCCACCACTTTGTTTCAGTTTGACTGTGGGTCGTTAAGATCAACTCTAAAAGAGTCTGAGCTGACACAGATCACTAGGTTTTTGCGGTTCCGAACACGGTCCAAACCTGAACACCCCATCCCATCACAAGCACATACCACGGTCAACAACAGCCGCAGTGAAAGTCCGCGTTAGGGTCCATGAGGACCTTCTTCCGGTCCACGTGCAGACAGTCTATGTGGTACCAGGCATCACACACGTCACACTGGATCCACTGGACCGGGTCCTGCTGGGGGAGACGGCACTGAGGGGCCGCACACGGTTCTACAGACCCGGCcatcccctcctcttcctcctcctcgtcatcatcgtcgtcatcgtcagaggaggaggaggatgacgaGCTGGAAGAAGATGAGGctgaggaggtggaggaagaggaagaggaagaagaggaaggggAGGGCAAGGAGGGGCGGGGAGGCAGTGGGTGTTTCCTAGGACGTCCTCGTCGCTTCctggcaggagagagagaaagagtctcAGTACGAGCATAACGGTACACAAGTTCTATAATAAGGAATTTTAGGGCTCCAGACTGTGACCGACATTTTTTTCCGAGATGAAgtaatccccccacccccccaaccccaccccaagGTAGCACCAGTGCAACTGCACAATTAATGAACGTTTAGGGAAAAAAAGAATTTTCAGCTGTCAGATGGAAACCGTTCTGGTCTGTTTGGGCCTTCCGGATGTCTAGTTAATCTAGTCCCTCATAGGCGGCGGGTGAGGCTGAGGAAGGCTAGTATTCCACCAGCCATCATAGTTGTTTTAACGACCACGGGGGAGGATGTCGTGTTCATAACAGCAATTCTATGAATGGACCGCAAACAATAATGCACAGCTAATAATGCCACACGGTAAAAGTAGGCCGACTGCTGAAGTTACATGCGTCGAGTATCAGGAAAAAGGCTAGCATTAGGTGgccgtggtggggggtggggtggtggggggttaAAAACTTGAGTTTTGACAATCCCACACATTTAAACCCAAGCCTTGGTTACGTCGGCCAAAGCCAAGACTGTTTTTAATGAGTTGAAATTTCACCTGGTCGCATTCCTGTAAGTGGCACGAGTGCCAGATGGGGCAGCATTTAGAGGGCGGTGCAGCTCACAATGCGCCCACCGGTAATTACCCCAGGGGCACGGAGATGGGCTGGCAAGAACCACCGGCTGACAGCGTAGAGGCTAGAGAGCCCCATTTTCTTTGTGTTACAAAACTAAaacaagcaacaacaacaacaaaaaaaagttgagGCTGATCCCTTTGAGGAATTTTGGTTTTGGTCATTTTTCCTCTGCTGACATTTCAGCCAGGGTCAAGCAATGTGGAGAGTGAACCACCTTGATGTCTTTTCACAAACATTTAACACACGGGGGGGCAACTTCCCACACAGATACCCCAATTATGCCAGATTACAAGACAGATGCATTTCCTGACAGCCGGTTTAAATCTAAAGCTATTTAACCTCCTTTTGTCTGTACTGCTTCTGTCCAGCGCTGGACTGATTTTGGTTCAGGCCCCCTACAGGATCTGCAGTCAACATTCATGTACTTGTTGTGATGCTACAAATGTCCCCCACCCCTGCCCCACCCCAACACTGTGTCACGTAGTGAAGAATGTCAAATTACCCGGCAGGAAGGCAAAACCTGTTGAACTGCAGCCTGCTTCTTTCCTCTGCACAGATCCTCATGGAGGGCGAGGCCAGGTTGTAGTTCTCTCCTCCTACCACCAGAGGAGGGTACACAGGGGAGCTGTGTGCCCTCCGTCTCCCTCTTGGAGCCGACGTGGGAGAGAAAGCAATTTTCTTTTGGCGCGCGGCTGAGATGTTGCCGTGGGTTACCGTCCGGACGTGGTGTGTCTCCGTCTCTTGTTTGTTGGGGTTGGTGAGGGATGCCTGAAAGTGGTTCTGGTgtagttggtggtggtggtggtggtggtgttgttggttGAGTTTGCTGTTGGTCACGGCGCCGTGATAACTGCCGATGGTTCTTGTGCCGACGGGGAAGGACTTGGCCTCAAACGGCCGCCTGACGTCGCTGTGGCACCTGGGCTGCAGCTGCAGAGCAGGAGCGGGGCTGATACCCTCCGACTTGTAGAGTCTCCTCCTCTTCTTGCCCCGAGCTCTCTGTCCGTCCTCCGGCCCTCCTACAAGGGCTATGTGACAGGGACAAAATGAACAACGATAAATAAGTTTTCTGATTATTTTGCTGAATGCTGCAGCATGACCCAAGATGGAGCCCATCTCTTCTTCCTGTCACAGGGCAGCCCCGCAAATTACAGGCCATCATTCCACAGAAATAACAGAAgagcttccatccatccatccattatctgacccgcttatcctgctcccaggagcctatcaggacacacacccacccacccacccacacacacccacacacacacccacccacacacacagacccacccacacacacacacacccacacacacgcctaGTTAGTACACCAAGTTAGTacagtgagtcacctgacctacataatACTGAGTGCGTCTGTAGTTTCTTCATCTCTAGTTTCTACGTCTCTAGTTTCTTTGTCTCTAGTTTCTTCGTCTCTAGTTTCTACGTCTCTAGTTTCTACATCTCTAGTTTCTACGTCTCTAGTTTCTTCGTCTCTAGTTTCTACGTCTCTAGTTTCTTCGTCTCTAGTTTCTTCGTCTCTAGTTTCTACGTCTCTGGTTTCTACATGTCTGGTTTCTACGTCTCTGGTTTCTACGTCTCTAGTTTCTTCGTCTCTAGCTTCTACTTCTCTAGTTTCTACGTCTCTAGTTTCTACGTCTCTAGTTTCTACGTCTCTAGCTTCTACGTCTCTAGTTTCTTCGTCTCTAGCTTCTATTTCTCTAGTTTCTACGTCTAGTTTCTTCGTCTCTAGCTTCTACGTCTCTAGTTTCTACGTCTCTAGTTTCTATGTCTCTAGCTTCTACGTCTCTAGTTTCTTCGTCTCTAGCTTCTATTTCTCTAGTTTCTACGTCTCTAGTTTCTTCGTCTCTAGCTTCTACGTCTCTAGTTTCTACGTCTCTAGTTTCTACGTCTCTAGCTTCTACGTCTCTAGCTTCTATTTCTCTAGTTTCTACGTCTCTAGCTTCTACTTCTCTAGTTTCTACGTCTCTAGTTTCTTCGTCTCTAGCTTCTACGTCTCTAGTTTCTACGTCTCTAGTTTCTACGTCTCTAGCTTCTACGTCTCTAGTTTCTTCGTCTCTAGCTTCTATTTCTCTAGTTTCTACGTCTCTAGCTTCTACGTCTCTAGTTTCTTTGACTCTAGTTTCTACGTCTCTAGTTTCTACGTCTCTAGTTTCTACGTCTCTAGTTTCTTCGTCTCTAGTTTCTACGTCTCTAGTTTCTTTGACTCTAGTTTCTACGTCTCTGGTTTCTACGTCTCTAGTTTCTACATCTCTAGTTTGCTTTCTTGTCGTTGAAATGTGCTGTTAAACATAATCTACATCAAACATTGTATGGGACAAAGTCCcacaacacactgtaccaaatacacaacacactgtaccaaacacacaacacactgtaccaaacacacaacacgctaccaaacacacaacacactgtaccaaacacacaacacgctaccaaacacacaacacactgtgccaaacacacaacacactgtaccaaacacacaacacactgtaccaaacacacaacacactgtgccaaacacacaacacactgtaccaaacacacaacacgctaccaaacacacaacacactgtaccaaacacacaacacgctgtaccaaacacacaacacgctaccaaacacacaacacactgtaccaaacacacaacacactgtaccaaacacacaacacgctaccaaacacacaacacactgtaccaaacacacaacacactgtaccaaacacacaacacgctaccaaacacacaacacactgtaccaaacacacaacacgctgtaccaaacacacaacacgctaccaaacacacaacacgctgtacccaacacacaacacgctgtaccaaacagacaacacgctgtaccaaacacacaacacactgtaccaaacacacaacacactgtaccaaacagacaacacgctgtaccaaacacacaacacactgtaccaaacacacaacacactgtaccaaacacacaacacgctgtaccaaacacacaacacgctgtaccaaacacacaacacactgtaccaaacacagaacacactgtaccaaacacacaacacgctgtaccaaacacacaacacactgtaccaaacacacaacacactaccaaacacacaacacactgtaccaaacacacaacacgctgtaccaaacacacaacacactgtaccaaacacacaacacactgtaccaaacacacaacacgctaccaaacacacaacacactgtaccaaacacacaacacactgtaccaaacacacaacacactgtaccaaacacacaacacactgtaccaaacacacaacacactgtgccaaacacacaacacactgtaccaaacacacaacacgctaccaaacacacaacacactgtaccaaacacacaacacgctgtaccaaacacacaacacgctaccaaacacacaacacgctgtacccaacacacaacacgctgtaccaaacagacaacacgctgtaccaaacacacaacacgctaccaaacacacaacacactgtaccaaacacacaacacactgtaccaaacacacaacacactgtaccaaacacacaacacgctgtaccaaacacacaacacgctgtaccaaacacacaacacgctgtaccaaacacacaacacgctgtaccaaacacacaacacactgtaccaaacacacaacacgctgtaccaaacacacaacacgctgtaccaaacacacaacacgctaccaaacacacaacacactgtaccaaacacacaacacgctgtaccaaacacacaacacgctgtaccaaacacacaacacactgtaccaaacacacaacacgctaCCAAACACAgaacacactgtaccaaacacagaacacactgtaccaaacacacaacacgctgtaccaaacacacaacacgctgtaccaaacacacaacacactgtaccaaacacacaacacactgtaccaaacacacaacacgctgtaccaaacacacaacacgctgtaccaaacacacaacacactgtaccaaacacacaacacactgtaccaaacacacaacacgctaccaaacacacaacacactgtaccaaacacacaacacgctgtaccaaacacacaacacactgtaccaaacacacaacacactgtaccaaacacacaacacacaacacactgtaccaaacacacaactcactgtaccaaacacacaacacgctgtaccaaacacacaacacactgtaccaaacacacaacacgctgtaccaaacacacaacacgctgtaccaaacacacaacacgctaccaaacacacaacacactgtaccaaacacacaacacactgtaccaaacacacaacacactgtaccaaacacacaacacgctaccaaacacacaacacgctaccaaacacacaacacacaacacgctgtaccaaacacacaacacgctaccaaacacacaacacactgtaccaaacacacaacacgctgtaccaaacacacaacacactgtaccaaacacacaacacgctaccaaacacacaacacactgtaccaaacacacaacacactgtaccaaacacacaacacgctgtacgaaacacacaacacgctgtaccaaacacacaacacactgtaccaaacacacaacacactgtaccaaacacacaacacgctgtaccacacacacaacacgctaccaaacacacaacacactgtaccaaacacacaacacactgtaccaaacacacaacacgctgtaccacacacacaacatgctaccaaacacacaacacactgtaccaaacagacaacacactgtaccaaacacacaacacgctgtaccaaacacacaacacactgtaccaaacagacaacacactgtaccaaacacacaacacgctgtacccaacacacaacacgctgtaccaaacagacaacacactgtaccaaacacacaacacgctgtaccaaacacacaacacgctgtacccaacacacaacacgctgtaccaaacacacaacacactgtaccaaacacacaacacactgtaccaaacacacaacacactgtaccaaacacacaacacgctgtaccaaacacacaacacactgtaccaaacacacaacacgctgtaccaaacacacaacacactgtaccaaacacacaacacactgtaccaaacacacaacacgctgtaccaaacacacaacacactgtaccaaacacacaacacactgtaccaaacacacaacacgctgtaccaaacacacaacacactgtaccaaacacacaacacgctgtacagaacacacaacacgctgtaccaaacacacaacacgctgtaccaaacacacaacacactgtaccaaacacacaacacactgtaccaaacacacaacacgctgtaCAGAACAGATGTATTTCGGATCATGTGATTCCAAGGGGTGAACAGTGATCTGTCAGGCTTGACTGTCAGGTGAATCCTGAATGTGGGCCGATCTCTACACCTCGACTATCTTATGTTACCCAGCAGGATATTCAATATTCACCTGCCGCGACACAAAGGATTCAAAATACTCGTGCTTGGAATAATGGGATTTGTAAATTTATCCCATTTAGTCGTATGTTACTCCTTCGTTTGTGTGTAATGAAAGACCTGCAATTTAACGCATTACGAAGGGAAGCTCTCTGAATTGCTCATTAGGCAATTGCAGCTTCCACCCCAGTTTCTTTGCTTTTTATTCCTTCAGCTCTTTTTACTTGACTGTTTCCTGTGTTGTTTCACCTTCTACCAGTCATCTTTCTCCTGTGGCTCTTAACTTGAGCTGTAAATCACGTTGTAAGATTACACACCTGCTGAAAACGTACGACACCAGCAAACTCCTGCACTGAAAGATGCGGCGGTACCCAGCATAGCTCTGGAGGAGAGCGTGGATGTTAACGACGTTCTACGTCTCGCAGGAGTGTGGAGCTAAGTGGTGATCTACGTCTCAAAAGGAgtgtggagctaagtggtgttctacgtctcAAAAGGAGTGTGGAGCTAAGTGGTGATCTACGTCTCAAAAGGAgtgtggagctaagtggtgttctacgtctcaaaaggagtgtggaggtaagtggtgttctacgtctcgcaggagtgtggaggtaagtggtgttctacgtctcaaaaggagtgtggagctaagtggtgttctacgtctcGCAGGAGTGTGGGTGTAAGTAGTGATCTACGTCTCAAAAGGAgtgtggagctaagtggtgttctacgtctcaaaaggagtgtggaggtaagtggtgttctacgtctcgcaggagtgtggaggtaagtggtgttctacgtctcAAAAGGAGTGTAgagctaagtggtgttctacgtctcAAAAGGAGTGTGGATGTAAACGACATCCTACGTCTCGCAGGAgtgtggagctaagtggtgttctacATCTTGCAGGACTGTGGATgtaagtggtgttctacgtcttGCAGGACTGTGGATgtaagtggtgttctacgtctcgcaggagtgtggaggtaagtggtgttctacgtctcAAAAGGATtgtggagctaagtggtgttctacgtcttgcaggagtgtggaggtaagtggtgttctacgtatcgcaggagtgtggagctaagtggtgttctacgtctcGCAGGAGTGTGGAGGTAAGTGGTGTTCTACGTATCGCAGGAGTGTGGATGTAAACGACATCCTACGTCTCGCAGGAGTGTGGAGGTAAGTGGTGGTCTACGTCTCGCAGGAgtgtggagctaagtggtgttctacgtctcACAGGAGTGTGGATGCAAACGATGTTCTACGTCTTGCAGGAGTGTGGATataagtggtgttctacgtcttgaaggagtgtggagctaagtggtgttctacgtctcAAAAGGATtgtggagctaagtggtgttctacgtcttgcaggagtgtggagctaagtggtgttctacgtctcGCAGGAGCgtggagctaagtggtgttctacgtctcaaaaggagtgtggatgtaaacgatgttctacgtcttgcaggagtgtggagctaagtggtgttctTCGTCTAGCAGGAgtgtggagctaagtggtgttctacgtctcgcaggagtgtggaggtaagtggtgttctacgtctcAAAAGGATtgtggagctaagtggtgttctacgtcttgcaggagtgtggagctaagtggtgttctacgtctcGCAGGAGCgtggagctaagtggtgttctacgtctcaaaaggagtgtggagctaagtggtgttctacgtctcAAAAGGATtgtggagctaagtggtgttctacgtctagcaggagtgtggagctaagtggtgttctacgtctcgcaggagtgtggagctaagtggtgttctacgtctcAAAAGGATtgtggagctaagtggtgttctacgtcttgcaggagtgtggagctaagtggtgttctacgtctcGCAGGAGCgtggagctaagtggtgttctacgtctcaaaaggagtgtggatgtaaacgatgttctacgtcttgcaggagtgtggagctaagtggtgttctTCGTCTAGCAGGAgtgtggagctaagtggtgttctacgtctcgcaggagtgtggaggtaagtggtgttctacgtctcaaaaggagtgtggagctaagtggtgttctacgtctcaaaaggagtgtggagctaagtggtgttctacATCTCGCAGGAgtgtggagctaagtggtgttctacgtctagcaggagtgtggagctaagtggtgttctacgtcttgcaggagtgtggagctaagtggtgttctacgtcttgcaggagtgtggagctaagtggtgttctacgtctcgcaggagtgtggagctaagtggtgttctacgtctcACAGGAGTGTGGATGCAAACGATGTTCTACGTCTTGCAGGAGTGTGGATataagtggtgttctacgtcttgaaggagtgtggagctaagtggtgttctacgtctcAAAAGGATtgtggagctaagtggtgttctacgtcttgcaggagtgtggagctaagtggtgttctacgtctcGCAGGAGCgtggagctaagtggtgttctacgtctcaaaaggagtgtggatgtaaacgatgttctacgtcttgcaggagtgtggagctaagtggtgttctTCGTCTAGCAGGAgtgtggagctaagtggtgttctacgtctcgcaggagtgtggaggtaagtggtgttctacgtctcAAAAGGATtgtggagctaagtggtgttctacgtcttgcaggagtgtggagctaagtggtgttctacgtctcGCAGGAGCgtggagctaagtggtgttctacgtctcaaaaggagtgtggagctaagtggtgttctacgtctcAAAAGGATtgtggagctaagtggtgttctacgtctagcaggagtgtggagctaagtggtgttctacgtctcgcaggagtgtggagctaagtggtgttctacgtctcAAAAGGATtgtggagctaagtggtgttctacgtcttgcaggagtgtggagctaagtggtgttctacgtctcGCAGGAGCgtggagctaagtggtgttctacgtctcaaaaggagtgtggatgtaaacgatgttctacgtcttgcaggagtgtggagctaagtggtgttctTCGTCTAGCAGGAgtgtggagctaagtggtgttctacgtctcgcaggagtgtggaggtaagtggtgttctacgtctcaaaaggagtgtggagctaagtggtgttctacgtctcaaaaggagtgtggagctaagtggtgttctacATCTCGCAGGAgtgtggagctaagtggtgttctacgtctagcaggagtgtggagctaagtggtgttctacgtcttgcaggagtgtggagctaagtggtgttctacgtcttgcaggagtgtggagctaagtggtgttctacgtcttgcaggagtgtggaggtaagtggtgttctacgtctcGCAGGAGTGTGGAGGTAAGTCGTGTTCTACGTCTCAAAAGGAGCGTGGAGgtaagtggtgttctacgtctcaaaaggagtgtggaggtaagtggtgttctacgtctcaaaaggagtgtggaggtaagtggtgttctacgtcttgcaggagtgtggagctaagtggtgttctacgtatcgcaggagtgtggaggtaagtggtgttctacgtcttgcaggagtgtggatgtaagtggtgttctacgtcttGCAGGAGTGTGGAGGTAAGTCGTGTTCTACGTCTTGCAGGAGTGTGAATataagtggtgttctacgtctcaaaaggagtgtggagctaagtggtgttGTACGTCTTGCAGGAGTGTGAATataagtggtgttctacgtcttgcaggagtgtggatgtaagtggtgttctacgtcttGCAGGAGTGTGGAGGTAAGTCGTGTTCTACGTCTTGCAGGAGTGTGGATgtaagtggtgttctacgtctagcaggagtgtggagctaagtggtgttctacgtcttgcaggagcgtggagctaagtggtgttctacgtcttGCAGGAGCGTGGAGGTAAGTCGTGTTCTACGTCTTGCAGGAGCgtggagctaagtggtgttctacgtcttgcaggagcgtggagctaagtggtgttctacgtcttgcaggagtgtggagctaagtggtgttctacgtcttgcaggagtgtggagctaagtggtgttctaTGTCTCACAGGAgtgtggagctaagtggtgttctacgtcttgcaggagtgtggagctaagtggtgttctacgtcttgcaggagtgtggagctaagtggtgttctacgtcttgcaggagtgtggagctaagtggtgttctatg
It includes:
- the tcf19l gene encoding transcription factor 19, yielding MLSGVQPCFQLLRIGSAAGDSARDLYTFRPARDRSVFRLGRASELCDVTLDSASVSRIHAELHVQREASTAEGSSPQEEVWRVHIKDRSTHGTWVNEVRLQAGVQWELSDGDTLTFGGQSVPASPEFYFLFQKVKVRPLDFDAITIPKAGTFSSDLQNRIRTSLDQKATPNRELSKLSINRATVILNSIGSLSKMKGSAWTFKRSNSHGGNTSDPNSSSSPPPSAVGFSSLLPPSTPPPFPATGSMPSTMSLQPSSRNRRKSAHTVLLEDDSSDEPRGREALVGGPEDGQRARGKKRRRLYKSEGISPAPALQLQPRCHSDVRRPFEAKSFPVGTRTIGSYHGAVTNSKLNQQHHHHHHHQLHQNHFQASLTNPNKQETETHHVRTVTHGNISAARQKKIAFSPTSAPRGRRRAHSSPVYPPLVVGGENYNLASPSMRICAEERSRLQFNRFCLPAGKRRGRPRKHPLPPRPSLPSPSSSSSSSSSTSSASSSSSSSSSSSSDDDDDDDEEEEEEGMAGSVEPCAAPQCRLPQQDPVQWIQCDVCDAWYHIDCLHVDRKKVLMDPNADFHCGCC